The genomic DNA ATCATTGATGGTACGATTGAAAGTCATACTTCAGTCAGTTTCATGTGTAGTCTACATTTTTCATTGGTAATTACACGCACAGTGGATTGATGGAATTTCCATCTTTACTTGCGTCTTGGTCTAGTTTTTGGGTCCGTTATATCATCATACATGCAGGCCGAAGCCAACAAACCCACCGATATGAAGATTCAAAAAGAAAATTGATCTTTACTTGGCCAGCACTGCCACATGCCCTTCTTTGTATAACCTTTTTCAGCTAGTAACTGTATCAGACTATCGTAGTGGCGCTCTCTTTCAGTCCATGCCACTCTGTCCGGTGGAGTGGCAAACATGCGGTGGGAGGCGGCTGGTCAGGGGAAGGATATAAGTAGGCCGGCGTTCGTCGCACACTGGACGGAGTGTTGAGGTATCAGTGACCGCTTGAGGTGGCAACAGTGAGCACCTCCTCaacgaaaggaaagtaagaaaaatatctACATAATCATTATAATATACTAATCTTTATATGCCTTATAGCTACCACTTCATGATTGCGGCTATGTATGTACAGGGTGGGTGGGTGCTGTAACCCTGGCCTCATGTGATTCAGTCTCCGGCGTGAACACTGCGCCAGAAACACACAAAACATTTGATTTAGCGATCTTGGAGGTTGGCGAGATTGTACTAAGTATCACAGATAATGCGAGCGTCAGGAGGGTACCCGCGGGGATGGTTCTTCATGCTCAGAGGTGACTAGAACGAGAGTCTGTGTTCATGGGATATTGTTCTTTACTTCCAAGTTTCAGACACACTTTACTAGCACTGGTCGAGTCCTGGCATATTGTGTATGGTGATGGTCCCAGCCTCATTTTATTAAGACTTTGCAACACTAAAGGCCCGTGACGAGGAACCTGTGCCCCAACCCCGCAAGACTGACGACCCTCCATGCCGCCAAGACCTCGCCTCCCGGTCTTCTCTGGTTAACGCGTTCATCGTCCTTCTGATGTTTCTGATTTCCATACCGCCTCTCGATGGCCGCTCATCAAGGTCACTAGAGGCAAAGCAGGGACGGGGGAGGCCAGACAGGATCCTCTGGCGCCTCCTCACGCGGCTACTTGAGATACCTGTAGGAATAATCACTTGAAAATTtgatgccaacacacacacacacacacacacacacacacacacagagagagagagagagagagagagagagagagagagagagagagagagagagagagagagagagagagagagagagagagagcggtaatgGTAATGGTTAGTGCATTTGGTTCACAATCAAAAGGTTccggatgaggatgaggatgaggaggtggaggaggaagaggaagagaaggagaagaggaaaaggaggaggaggagaagaaggatgaggtggaggaggtgatgaaggaggaggaggtggaggtggaggtagaggaggaggaagaagatagagaatatGCGGAAGAATTTtatcagaagaggaagaggaagaggaggaggagaggagaaggaggaggaggagaagaaggatgaagtggaggaggagatgaaggaggaggaagtggaggtggaggtagaggaggaggaggaggaggaggaggaggaggaggaaaaggaagaagatagagaacaaCCGGAAGAATTTTATCAGCCCATTAGTAGTATTACGAAATGGATCCTTGTTGCTGCATAcgtcatacattctctctctctctctctctctctctctctctctctctctctctctctctctctctctctctctctctctctctctctctctctctctctctctcaaacactcacTTGGCCGCCCAGTTGGTCCTGCCGTGGACGTTTGCGTTGGCACTGTTGGAGCGCGTGGGCCCCATGGTGGCGAAGGAGCCCATATTCGTGGCATTGGTGCTTGGGTAGGAGTGTGTACGCAGCCCAACCACGCTCGGGTTACCGCCCACCGCGCCCCCGGCCTGCACCGACACCAGGGAGCCGGGCATACTGCGACTCACGGCCCCTACAGGAAAAAGGAGACGTgttaagggtctctctctctttctctcactcacacacacacacacacacacacacacacacacaggatatacATGCGATGACAGATGAAGTCTTGAAAATGATGAAGATGGATGTGCAGAAGGCAGTGTGACTGGATGGTGTGTCAGCTAGCTAGGACTGGAAGGGAGCAACTATTATACTCCCGATATAATCTTATAAGTGACGATAAGAAAGACCCGTTGAATCGGTGTAGTCTGCAAACTATGTAAACAAATTATTAGAACGAGATGGGTGAAAATTTTGAAAGATGAACAGCTGCTATCATTTAGACAATGTAGATTTATGATATTCGTGCACCACATATAAACTAAACTTGTACACCTGAGTGGTGAATATTGTTCAAGAAAGGAAAAGTTATGTGGACTGTCCATGCCTTGAACTAAAGAAAGACTTAGATGGGGTGCCACACAAAAGACTTCtttgaaaattgaaaaaaaaaataataaaaagatgtcAGACTATCAAGTTGGGTAAAAAAATATTGTTATGGAAGACAGATTAAAAGGTTCTTAAAGGACGCTGCCTCCACAGGGAAAAGAGTGACAAGATACGCCGGAAGAAGTAGTTATATGAATCTTTTTCCCATTGTTGATGCTAAAATCATGAAAGAAGTTGCAAGCAATAATTTATAGGACTACTTACAAGACCTCACAAATCAAACAAATGGGGTCAAATCTACAACAATCTAGTTCAGTGCCAAGAAGTGTCATAACGAGGTAGTAGAGAGTAAGATAAGGCCCAGATGACACTACAGAATGGAGAAAACTAAGAAAGTTAGAAATGAAACAGACCTTGAAGTAACAATTTATACAAGATAAACCTCTCAACAGAAAGGCACATAAACAATCACAGATTACCAATAAATTTGATGGTGGCTTTTAATTAAATGGACGAGAATATGCTAAAGGATAGTCATTGCCAGTGTCGATGGTCCGATCGAGGGTTGAGTATGTAGCTGTTGTCTGGTCATTGTACGGGAAAAAGTAGAGAAGCAAGCTTGAAGGGCTGCCAAAAGCTGAAACGAAATTGACGACAGACTGAGCATGGCTGCCGTATGAGAAAATTAAATATTTTGAAATTGACAAAGTTTgacagaatagaaagagaagactaCATATTGACGTTTAAGGAAGTACAGGAACTAGGATAGGTGGACACGGAGAATCTTCTGACTAGATATAACTGAAGAACAAGAGGTCATGAATACAAATTAGAAAAGATCAGATATAGTAATACCGCCAAGATACTTAGTTTTCCATGTTAAAGTGTTGATGTCTGGAGTGAATGGAATGAGGAGGTGGTGCAGGCAAGAAACATCCACGACTTTAGAACTAAGATAGATAAAAGTAGATATGGAGAGAATTGCGTCATTAATTTTAATCCTGTGTGATATAACTAAGtaaataaaactaagtaaatacacacacacacacacacacacacacacacacacacacacacacacacacacacacacacacacacacacacacacacacaagactgtgGGCTGAAACAAACGCCATGCCAGTGAAAACTGAGAATCACACGTTTCATAACATCAAATTAATCCTCTTATTTAGATTACTTATCAGGAATGCTTATCGTATTACAGTTTATGGAACAAAATTTAACAGATCAAAATAGTGCTCAATAAAACACATCAGTGGAGTTAAACCGGGAAGGGAAACTTTTCAATCAAGCATCTGCAAGGTGCAAGTCGCCGAGGTGAGCGCCGCCGCCCCATCAGCATTGTGAGTCAGGCAGAAAGCTCGTGACAGACGGCGACGGTGCAGTGCCCGACTTGGCTGGGCGTCTTCTTGGTCTGAGGAATGAAGGTGACGAGTGCTGTGGGTCACAACACCCTTCGGAGGCAGGCTGACCTACCACGCTGTGTTGTCGCATTGAACGATCGTCAAGCAAGTTTATAATTCAGAACGGTTAGTGACCCACTGCACCATTCCTTGCAGACATTCCTCGCTACGGCCACTGGAAGTGAAGCTGCAAAGTGATGTGGTAGCAACAGCAGCGTCCTAAGGTTATCGTTATTGGCCAGCTCCTGTCATGGCATCCACCTGCCTGTCCTTCCCGGCCAGCTGTTCGAATCTCTCTCTTGATGGCTGAGTCACGGGTCACACTGACCATTTGCACTGACTCCGCACCTTGGCAGATAATGACGCAACAAGGACTTAGAATGATCATTGCAAAGCTGAGACTGTGTCGGCGGGAAAACTTGACTTTATGGTAAGCAAGGAGTGAAGCATTTCCAAGTTTCCCCTGTGACCTCTAACTTACAGCTTCAACACCGGCGCCATCATTGCAACCGTTCATTTCTTCGACAGGAGTGCTAATTGGCCGCTGTGCGTCACATCACCCCGCgcgttgccttcccttctctttctacaAGGATTACAAGAGAAAATCAAATAGGTGTGGCGTATCGTCCATGATGTTTCGTTATGCCGCGTTGCCTTTCTCATGAAATCAACTTGTCCTTCTCACAACTATAACCTCGAATGATTTGTACTAACACAGCTATCCATTTGATAGCGTAGTCGCTGAAACATTCaacgtaaaataacatatatCTTAAAGTTGTTCATCTCAAATGAACTAAGTGTTTTGAGGTCATTCTCCAGTTGCAAGTTTACAGTAAAGAGCCCACGTGAAGAATTTGGAGGCCATTCCCCCCGCAAGCCATGACATGATTTACTTTTCATTGTGAGAAAATGCCCTCCTCCTTAGGCAATGCCCGCATGAACTGAGAACAGAATGAGGGATCAATGTCTCTCTGCTAACCTCTCCGTAGGACGCGTCAACATTGTTACTTACTCAAGTTTCCGTAACCGTTAGTCTTATTCTCGTCGAACTCGTCATATTTGTTGTCTGTGGCCACTGGATTTCGAAAAGACCAGTTCTTGTTGCTGGGAAGGTAGCCGTTTTCCCTAGTGCCCTTAGAGCTTAAGTTTAGCCCAGAGGACCCGTAGGGCTTGGATGAGAATCCTTTATTTCGTAACCCTCCGAGGACAGAGTCCCCTCCCGCCGCCCTGCGGGTCGTGGACTGCATGTACAAGGGTGGTGGCAGAGCGTGCTCGGGGACTTTCGTTCCAGGCTCCAGATCAAGACTAATCTTAGAGCGGTGCAAGAACCCGTTGTGCGTGCTGGTGTCCAAACTGCCCCCCGTGGTGCCCTGCGGCAGTGCCCGGCTGCCACGCCCACCTGCCCCTCGCATCCCGCTCTTCATCTCGCTGCTCATGCCCATTCTGCCGAAGAGGAAAgtgtcagttttcttttttcgctgAAGTGAGTTTCTATAGAAAGTCCACAGTCTACAAGAGTTAGCATATTAAGATAAAGCTTTCTTATAATATTATATTCGACGAAACTGTACTTCATAACAAATAACAATTTATTTGAATCAATTTTATTAAAGGAAATAGTTTTCTGACATTTGCATCTATCATTCATTTGTGAGAACAATGCATAGCGAGCCTTTCTATCTGTTTTTGTTATCCCTTAAATTTGCTTCCTATGATGTAAAGAGAAAGTGAGTTAAGGTTGTGGCGTGTCGTGGTTGGTTTGGGGAGGAGCGTTGCCGCACTCACCCGCTGGGGTCGTCCATGCCGCTGGTGTCCGAGATGCGCGCCTTGGCCAGGGCGTAGGTCAAGCTGTTCATCTCGCCCTTCTGGTCCTTGAAAAACGGAAACCTGCCGGCCGAAAATTAGGGAGATGTGACAAacattctattctattctctctctctctctctctctctctctctctctctctctctctctctctctctctctctctctctctctctctctctctctcagcactttATACATTCCTATTCTGTATGTGATTTCTCTTTCGTGGTCTGAGTTTGTGCTAATTGTTTGTTCTAGTGTGTATTCCTTTAGTGTGTATTTCGTTCTCAATCATTATTTGTTGTCCTGAGAACTGATTACATTGCCTCagattttcttcatattctggCCTATTTTCAGACTCCGATAATATCCTCGACCGTTCTCTGTAAGGTTTCCTCAAACTCTCTTAATAAAACTGACATTAACAAATCTAAGGTTGCTGTGGCATTTAACTGTCTGTCTTGATTCCTACGTTATCCAACTTTAATTACTTATCTATACATTCTAAACAAGCCGTAAATAATTTTGAAGCTATTTTGTCACCTCGCCTAACGCCTTTCTTAATTGGATTATTCTAGCTTGTCTTGTTGTGGAGTATAATGGCTGCCGTGCTggctacgcacacacacacacacacacacacacacacacacacacacacacacacacacacacacacacacacacacacacacacaaatataataTATCTTGAATCTAACAAGTGTAGGCTAAGTGGCAATGAATCCAGTGAAGTGAGGCTTTGCTTCGTGTTTATCAAGCGTCTCAGTCTTACAGGCTCGCAGttcctattattatttacatcacttatacatttttctatttttccatcgGGCACCAACCTGCGTGTGATGCACGGAACACTATGACTCACAACTGACTGATTCACGCAACAAACCACTGTGAAGGCAGACTGCGCCGCTCACCTCAGGCACTGCTGCGCCGTGGGGCGGCGAGCTGGATTCCACCGCAGCATCTCGGTCATAATCTGGATGGCATCCTGGCTGGCGCTGGGGATTAACGTTGACAGCGGCGTCGGGGAAAACTGAGGGAACTTGAAGTTCATCTGCTGAGCCAGCGAGTACCCTTCAGGCCAGTCTCGCTGTAAGATTAAGCTTTACTAAGCTAGAATCTACTAATATTGCAGCAGTCTCTGGTGACACACTTTCTCAGTGAATAACACAGACAGTTGCATATGGCAATAATGAAAACTGTGACTTCCTTCACGCCATGATATTCTATTCGCATACCTTGTCAGGTGTGCCGATAACAGAACAGATTTTGAAGATCTGGTCGATCTCTGACGAACCGGGGAAGAGTGGCCTGAACGTGAAGATCTCAGCCATGATTGCGCCCACCGCCCAGATGTCGATGGGGCTGCTGTAGTTGGTGGAGCGAAGCAACACTTCGGGAGCCCGGTACCTGCAGGCGGGGATTTTTGAGAACCGAACTTCATGCATATTTCGAAAATTAAAATTATTTGAACAAAATGATCACCttacttttcattatcttttgaGAACTGCCCAGTGGTGGTGGACACCATATCCGCTTTTTGCCTCACCACTCCAGATGATTTCTAAAAGATCACGTTGACTCATTATTACGGAGGTTTTTCCATCGGGAGAACTTCCGCTTCGAATTCCTCCGCTCCACTTACCATCTGGTGGAGACATAGTCGGTGTAGGGGGGCCGCGACCTGATCTCTCTGGCCAGGCCGAAGTCCGCGATCTTGACGAGGTCGGGGCCCATGCAGAGTAAGTTTTCTGGCTTCATGTCGCGGTGGAAGTACCCGTGGCGGTGCATGAAGGCCAGCCCCTGCAGCACTTGGCAGACCATGTTCTTGATCATGGGCTCGCTGAAGTGTTTCTCTCTGCAGTGAGACAGGAAGAGTGGTCAAAGaaagtgcgctctctctctctctctctctctctctctctctctctctctctctctctctctctctctctctctctctctctctatatatatatatatatatatatatatatatatatatatatatatatatatatatatatatatatctcacctGGACTTCATGAGCTGGTAGAGGTTTTCCTTCATGTACTCGAAGACGAAGTAGAGCGTGTCGTTCTCGCGGATCACTTCCTTCAGTTTGACGACATTGGCGTGACTCAGCTTCTTCAGCGACTAGAGGGAGGGAGCCACGGAGCGTTAGtgcagtcaggaggaggaggaggaaaagtgagagaagatAATGCAatagaagaagtaagagaaggcttagaacaagaacaaatagaagcagaaaagaagaagaagaagaagaagaagaagaagaaatagaagaggacggagaaagaagaagatgaaaagaagaagaatgaaaacagaagaaagaagaagtagaagaagtagaagaagaagaagaagaagaagaagaagaagaagaagaagaagaagaagaagaagacagccaatgatgttttttttttcaataacataCAACGGGTGTAAACTTTCAGTACTTGTGTGATAGCTAATTTTCTCCCAAGAGGGTATTTCCATTTCAAAAGGCAATACTTGAATTATGCTGAAAACCTGTTCGAGACACAAAAACAGCCATGTAGCCTTttatctttcgttcttttttattttattttatttatttgtgtgtttattttgctCGTCCAGAGTCGTCCAGAGTAAGAACTGCCTAAGAGAGTCGGAAATTTGTCAGCTTTCATAAATATAAATTGGTCATCATTCTAGCACTGATGCCACACAGGTGTTCAAGACAAGGGCAGCTACAAGGCACTCACACCCACATGCTTGTCCTGTGGCTGTAATATCTGTAGTCAtcgcttattcctttctttagGGCTCCATTCTGGCACTACTCTCAGGCATTGTATTGCCTCCACGAGTTCATAAAGCAATATCGGTttgaattgtttatatatttttttgtgctcGGTATTGGCCTTCAGTTTGAGCAATAGTTCATAtttcaggaaaggaagcagctcaagggaaagaaaatgattgggaaaaaagcctgctaatccgTGCCCCTAATGATTAACTTCCCTGAATAACGTTGAATTAGTCATAACCAGTTGGAAAATTAGAGCTTCTAATCCCTAGCTGTGAAAAAAGATCACTGTATCAGACTCCCTAAATGTTGAGCATCATTACCTAACTTACTTTAGGTGAAGTTACGGAACCGGATGCAATGGCAGTGTGCGTGTAACAGTGTGAGGGCCACGTGGCCTGAGTGCTGAGTGGGTCGCCGAGATGCCTATCAGTTCCTCGCCCCAGATTGAGGAAATGAGGCACGCGCTAATGACAGGCGAGAACGGGGCCATCATGTTCTGCCCCTAATA from Eriocheir sinensis breed Jianghai 21 chromosome 20, ASM2467909v1, whole genome shotgun sequence includes the following:
- the LOC127001147 gene encoding serine/threonine-protein kinase MAK-like isoform X1, whose translation is MAQSMNRYVTLNELGTGTYGSVVLGQRIDTGEKVAIKRMKRKFYSWDEAMNLREVKSLKKLSHANVVKLKEVIRENDTLYFVFEYMKENLYQLMKSREKHFSEPMIKNMVCQVLQGLAFMHRHGYFHRDMKPENLLCMGPDLVKIADFGLAREIRSRPPYTDYVSTRWYRAPEVLLRSTNYSSPIDIWAVGAIMAEIFTFRPLFPGSSEIDQIFKICSVIGTPDKRDWPEGYSLAQQMNFKFPQFSPTPLSTLIPSASQDAIQIMTEMLRWNPARRPTAQQCLRFPFFKDQKGEMNSLTYALAKARISDTSGMDDPSGMGMSSEMKSGMRGAGGRGSRALPQGTTGGSLDTSTHNGFLHRSKISLDLEPGTKVPEHALPPPLYMQSTTRRAAGGDSVLGGLRNKGFSSKPYGSSGLNLSSKGTRENGYLPSNKNWSFRNPVATDNKYDEFDENKTNGYGNLRAVSRSMPGSLVSVQAGGAVGGNPSVVGLRTHSYPSTNATNMGSFATMGPTRSNSANANVHGRTNWAAKYLK
- the LOC127001147 gene encoding serine/threonine-protein kinase MAK-like isoform X2; translated protein: MAQSMNRYVTLNELGTGTYGSVVLGQRIDTGEKVAIKRMKRKFYSWDEAMNLREVKSLKKLSHANVVKLKEVIRENDTLYFVFEYMKENLYQLMKSREKHFSEPMIKNMVCQVLQGLAFMHRHGYFHRDMKPENLLCMGPDLVKIADFGLAREIRSRPPYTDYVSTRWYRAPEVLLRSTNYSSPIDIWAVGAIMAEIFTFRPLFPGSSEIDQIFKICSVIGTPDKRDWPEGYSLAQQMNFKFPQFSPTPLSTLIPSASQDAIQIMTEMLRWNPARRPTAQQCLRFPFFKDQKGEMNSLTYALAKARISDTSGMDDPSGMGMSSEMKSGMRGAGAVSRSMPGSLVSVQAGGAVGGNPSVVGLRTHSYPSTNATNMGSFATMGPTRSNSANANVHGRTNWAAKYLK